One Methylomarinovum tepidoasis DNA window includes the following coding sequences:
- a CDS encoding OmpA family protein, translated as MNKKLVLIPGLMLLAGCTTNPYTGEPQVSKTVIGTLGGAAAGAALGAAGGAIAGNPGKGAAIGAGVGALAGMGVGAYMDRQEAILRQKLAGTGVRLVREGNNLRLIMPGNITFATNSSEIAPQFYSTLNAIALVLKEYPETLIEITGHTDSTGSEEYNLQLSQRRAQAVAQYLIAQGIAPNRIIARGMGESMPIADNSTPQGRAMNRRVEIRIRPMQR; from the coding sequence ATGAACAAAAAACTCGTACTCATTCCCGGCCTGATGCTGCTGGCCGGCTGCACCACCAATCCTTACACCGGCGAACCCCAGGTCAGCAAGACCGTCATCGGCACCCTGGGAGGCGCGGCAGCCGGCGCGGCCCTAGGGGCGGCCGGCGGCGCCATCGCCGGCAACCCTGGAAAAGGCGCCGCCATCGGCGCCGGGGTCGGCGCCCTTGCAGGGATGGGCGTCGGCGCCTACATGGACCGCCAGGAAGCCATCCTGCGCCAAAAACTGGCCGGCACCGGGGTACGGCTGGTGCGCGAAGGCAACAACCTGCGTCTGATCATGCCAGGCAACATCACCTTCGCCACCAATTCTTCCGAAATCGCCCCGCAGTTCTATTCCACCCTCAACGCCATCGCCCTGGTACTGAAGGAATATCCGGAAACCCTGATTGAAATCACCGGTCATACCGATTCCACCGGCAGCGAGGAATACAACCTGCAACTGTCCCAACGCCGGGCCCAGGCGGTGGCCCAGTACCTCATCGCCCAGGGGATCGCCCCCAACCGCATCATCGCCCGCGGCATGGGGGAAAGCATGCCCATCGCCGACAATTCGACCCCCCAGGGGCGGGCCATGAACCGGCGGGTGGAGATCCGCATCCGGCCGATGCAGCGCTGA